In Camelina sativa cultivar DH55 chromosome 16, Cs, whole genome shotgun sequence, a single window of DNA contains:
- the LOC104751999 gene encoding reticulon-like protein B13, which translates to MANDVTKDPSPKSDIVEDIYLWRRKKLAFSILTVSTSTWILLNFYGFNSITIVSWIGIAVVSMVFLWGSLLRLLSKVEPELSGLEVSEEFVTETVRSCRVLMEEIVRWMFRVGAESEWFVFARTVLGFWILSRIGKLLDFHTCLFIGLVMGLTVPKLWEKYGVQIQKQLGDVKERSKGVYGTTHEKILMMKNKLEHSTYDEVKKSE; encoded by the exons ATGGCTAACGACGTGACCAAAGATCCCTCACCCAAATCTG ATATTGTGGAGGATATTTACTTATGGAGGAGGAAGAAATTAGCCTTCTCTATACTCACAGTCTCAACATCGACATGGATTTTACTCAACTTTTATGGTTTCAATTCCATAACCATTGTTTCTTGGATCGGTATCGCTGTTGTCTCTATGGTTTTCCTCTGGGGGAGTTTACTTCGCCTTCTTAGCAA GGTCGAACCGGAGTTGTCAGGGTTAGAAGTGTCGGAGGAGTTTGTAACAGAGACAGTGAGGTCTTGTCGGGTGTTAATGGAAGAAATTGTGAGATGGATGTTCCGAGTCGGTGCTGAGAGTGAATGGTTTGTTTTCGCGAGAACCGTTTTAGGTTTTTGGATCTTGTCAAGAATTGGAAAGCTTCTCGATTTCCATACTTGTCTCTTCATCG GATTGGTGATGGGCTTGACAGTTCCAAAGTTGTGGGAGAAGTATGGAGTTCAAATTCAGAAGCAATTGGGTGATGTTAAAGAGAGATCAAAAGGAGTGTACGGTACAACTCATGAGAAGATTTTAATGATGAAGAACAAGTTAGAGCATAGTACATATGATGAAGTGAAAAAATCAGAGTAG
- the LOC104752000 gene encoding LOB domain-containing protein 10-like: MASTPCAACKLLRRKCTQECVFAPYFPPTNPQKFICVHRVFGASNVTKILNDLHPDQREETVNSLFYEAEARIRDPIYGCVGLISFLQQYLKKVQQDLVTAKEELSGYMGPDAVIPPPYLPPLGNNPPPNFMMSMEGMPLGVIPQGEPLMIREPNLSQQHQPQDEQLQFMASDAQRMAAMMMERGDQQGMFNGYGIGNNGSVTATGYNQMDVNDHGAGGSLSGPSLALGSFGDPYQMGQEADHGHINHDQLQTQLMLQPPLQEGQEQTEEGQFLMQPMGQENLHEEEEEGELEPPVKWRKSENKEASF, encoded by the coding sequence ATGGCTTCAACACCTTGTGCGGCATGCAAGCTCTTGAGGCGCAAATGCACTCAAGAATGTGTGTTTGCGCCGTATTTTCCACCAACTAATCCTCAAAAGTTTATATGTGTTCACCGAGTCTTTGGAGCAAGCAATGTAACAAAGATCCTTAACGATCTCCACCCTGACCAACGTGAAGAAACTGTTAATTCTCTCTTCTATGAAGCCGAGGCGCGTATACGTGACCCAATCTACGGATGCGTTGGACTCATATCCTTCTTACAACAATACCTCAAGAAAGTCCAACAGGATCTTGTCACTGCTAAAGAAGAGCTTTCTGGTTACATGGGACCTGATGCTGTGATTCCGCCGCCTTACCTTCCTCCTCTAGGTAACAATCCTCCACCCAATTTCATGATGTCTATGGAAGGAATGCCACTTGGAGTGATCCCTCAAGGAGAACCCTTGATGATACGTGAACCAAACTTGTCTCAGCAACATCAACCGCAAGATGAGCAGTTGCAATTCATGGCATCTGATGCACAGAGAATGGCTGCAATGATGATGGAGAGAGGAGACCAACAAGGGATGTTCAATGGTTACGGAATTGGCAACAATGGGTCGGTTACAGCCACGGGTTATAACCAAATGGATGTGAATGATCACGGTGCTGGTGGGTCGTTGTCTGGACCATCTCTTGCTTTAGGAAGCTTTGGTGATCCTTATCAGATGGGTCAAGAGGCAGACCATGGTCATATCAACCATGATCAACTTCAGACACAACTCATGCTTCAGCCTCCATTACAAGAAGGTCAAGAGCAAACAGAGGAAGGACAGTTTCTGATGCAACCAATGGGACAAGAGAATCTccatgaagaagaggaggagggagAGCTTGAACCACCGGTTAAATGGAGGAAATCTGAGAACAAGGAAGCTAGTTTTTAA
- the LOC104752001 gene encoding uncharacterized protein LOC104752001, which translates to MVSSVSLSLLSGGCGALQARCARTAYVSPRAAPPSKPAPPTFSLSGASRRNILFSLTAATVVTGLQPASMAEDIPFFGIRKKLKKAEEEAVEIVKEGFETAEKGVDAAEKGLAAAERGVETAEKEIVTAVSFNGLTQAGAVVAAELVGVLVATSVVNGILGPEGQKS; encoded by the coding sequence atggtttcgAGTGTTTCGCTTTCTTTACTCAGCGGTGGTTGCGGAGCTCTCCAGGCACGCTGCGCACGCACTGCGTATGTTAGCCCACGAGCAGCGCCTCCTAGCAAACCAGCGCCTCCTACGTTTTCACTATCCGGCGCCTCTCGTaggaatattttattttctttaacgGCAGCGACGGTGGTGACGGGACTTCAGCCGGCATCAATGGCGGAGGATATTCCGTTTTTCGGTATaagaaagaagctgaagaaggcagaagaagaagcggtGGAGATCGTTAAAGAAGGTTTCGAGACGGCGGAGAAAGGGGTTGATGCGGCGGAGAAAGGATTAGCAGCTGCGGAGAGAGGTGTAGAGACGGCGGAGAAGGAAATCGTGACGGCGGTTAGTTTTAATGGATTGACACAGGCTGGAGCGGTCGTGGCCGCTGAGTTAGTCGGAGTTCTTGTTGCCACGTCAGTGGTCAATGGGATTTTAGGACCAGAAGGTCAGAAATCGTAG
- the LOC104752002 gene encoding cold-regulated 413 plasma membrane protein 3-like, giving the protein MEKIEFQVAAEKLSHSNGVLVIITLFLRWVACFAAVFLMILDGTKWKYPNNMLTSLLAPYLFASLPLVIFHFFRAGFGKWIALLTVVLRLFLPNHFPELLEIPSATILFIVATPRDLVDAFRDDLKYTGGNVSLLTSFYLLDRHTKACGGFKNSFTQKDKLTFTICLYILSFYPFFSAFASLFY; this is encoded by the exons atggaaaagatTGAGTTTCAAGTCGCGGCAGAGAAGCTAAGCCACAGCAACGGAGTCCTAGTTATAATTACGTTATTCCTTAGATGGGTCGCGTGCTTCGCAGCTGT TTTCCTAATGATTTTGGATGGAACGAAATGGAAGTACCCAAACAACATGTTGACTTCACTATTAGCTCCTTACCTCTTCGCTAGCCTTCCTCTcgttattttccatttttttag GGCGGGATTTGGGAAATGGATCGCACTCTTGACAGTTGTTCTCAGGCTTTTTTTACCAAACCATTTTCCTG AATTGCTAGAGATCCCAAGTGCAACGATTCTTTTTATTGTGGCTACACCGAGGGATTTAGTGGATGCATTCAGAGACGACCTGAAATATACGGGAGGTAATGTGAGTCTTTTGACGAGCTTTTACCTTCTAGATAGACACACTAAAGCTTGTGGTGGTTTCAAAAACTCATTCACTCAAAAGGACAAATTGACTTTCACCATATGTCTTTATATTCTCTCTTTCTACCCTTTTTTCTCCGCATTTGCTTCCCTCTTCTACTAA